The window CACCACCCTCCTGGTCCGGCGCACCCGGGCGAACCGTCACCCCGCGGACCGCGACGAACTGCTGCGTCGCGCCCGCCAGGCCTCCGGCCAGATCACCCGCGACAACAAGCGCCTGCAGAAGGGCTCCCTACGAGGCGGCGGCCTCGGCGGAGGCTCCTCCTCCCCCACCGACTGAGGCGTATTCCATGAGGCGGTCAGCGCCACCAAATCGCGCGAGGGTGCGTTCCCTGACGGCGCGGTCGCTCGACGGCACGGTGCGTGATGCATCTGTAGGCAACCTGGAGGCACGCTTGAGCGCAGCTTGAGGTCGCGGCCGATGGTTCCCTGAGTCAGCACGAAGACTCGAAGGGAAGTCCTCATGAAGATGTCGCGCCTCGTCGCCGCGCTCGGTGTGGCCCTGGCCGGCACCACCCTGGTCGCCCCGCAGTCCGCTTACGCCGCAACGGCGTCAGCTCCGGGCGCACTGAAGGGAATCGCGGCCGTTCGGGGAACCCAGGCCCCGAACAATGCCGCCCTGCTGGGCGAGAAGACGTACGTGCAGTGGCGTTCGCAGGCGGACGCGACCCGTTACCGGGTCTCGGTCGTGGAGGGCACCAAGACGACAGAGTCCGTCGTGCCCGCGGACGTGGCCGCCGGGCAGATGATGGGCCTCACCATCGCCACCCCGGACAAGTGTGCTTCCTACCGCATCACGGTGACGCCGGAGAACGCGAACGGCGCCGGCAAGCCGCAGAGCTCCTGGATCGGGTCGCTGATGCCCTCCATGGTCGTCAAGGCGAAGGCGGTCCGCGGCACCGACCCCGCCACCGCGACCTTCTCCTACGACTGGCCGCAGTGGCGGGGTATGTCCGGCAGCCCCAAGATCGGGATTCGCTGGCCGGACCACATCATGCCGGTGTCGGTCGCGATGACCCCGACGCTGATCCGGATGGCCGACAACAGAGTCGTCACCTCGACTCCGACCGCCACCTACACCGCGAACGGTCGCAGCTTGAAATACACGGGTCTGGACCCGAAGAGTGCCTACGTGCTGAAGGTCAGCACCGCCAACGACCGGTGGGGCGGGTGCACGCGCTCGGACGGCAAGATCCTGTTGAAGGCCGGCAAGTAACGGCTGTCGCTCGGACGATGGGCCGGCTACCGGGTGGGTAGGGGCAGTGGGGCGGAGGGTTTCGTCACCCCGAAGGCGAAGGTCGTCTGGATCGAGGCCAGGGCCGGGATGGTGCGCAGGCGGGTGCGGACGAAGGTCTCGTACGAGGCGAACGAGTCGATCGTCACCTTGAGCAGGTAGTCCTGGTCGCCGGCCAGCAGGTAGGCCTCGACGATCTCGGGGACCTGGCGGATCTCCGATTCGACACGTTCGACCGCGTCGCGGCCGTGGGTCTCCAGGGTGATCCGGACGAACGCGGTGATCGGCAGGCCGACCGCCGCCTGGTCGACGACCGCCCGGTAGCCGGCGATCACCCCGGCCTCCTCCAGCAGGCGGACCCGGCGCAGGCACGGTGACGGGGACAGGCCGACCCGGTCGGCGAGGTCCTGGTTGCTGATCCGGCCGTCGCGCTGCAATTCGAGCAGAATCCGGCGGTCGATCTCGTCCAAGGCTTTCACGTGGCAGATTCTGCCAAAGCCGGGCCGCTGCGAGCACGAATTGGCAATCGTCTGCCCCGACCGAAAGCCTAGCGTTTCAACCCATGGGTAGAGGGCTGATCGCGATGGCGATGACCGTCGTGGTGTGGGCGGGATTCGCGCTGAGTGTGCGCGGAATCGGGGCGTCCAGCCTGACCACGATGGACGCGGCGCTGATCCGGTTCACGGTTCCGCTGCTGATCCTCGCACCGTGGATTCCGCAGACCGTGAGGGCAGTGCGGCGGGAACGGCCGATCGTCCTCATCGGGCTGTTCGTCGGCGCGGGGCTGCCCTACTTCCTGGTGGCCGCGGCCGGTGGGCGAATGACCAGCGCGGCCCTGGTCGGCCTGATCATCCCGGGGACCGTCCCGATCTTCGTCACGCTTCTCACGTACCGACAGAAGATCAGTCTGCCGCAGCTGGCCGCACTCGGCGGGATCGTCGCGGGTGTCGCCGTCGCGGGCGGCGGGCCGCCCGACGCCGGCACCGCGGTCCTTCTCCTGGCGGGCTCCATCTGGGCGGTCTACACCCTGTCGCTGGGGGCCGGCGTTCTCGACCCCAGGGGTACGGCCATCGTGCTCTGCCTGCCGTCGTCCCTGCTGACCGCCCTGCTCATCACGACCGGAACCGTCGATTCGAACCTGGTCCACGCGAACCCGGCCGACCTGACGCTCTACCTGATCGTGCAGGGCGCGGGTGTCGGCGTGCTGGCCGGGATCTGCTACCCGATCGCGATCAGGCGCCTCGGTAGTCGCACCGCCGCGACGCTGGGCGCGCTGAGCCCGGTGGTGACCGCGCTCGCCGCCGTCCCGCTGCTGGGCGAACCGCTGACCGGTCTTCCGGCGCTGGCCGTCGTGGTCGCCGGTGTCATCCTCTTCAACCTGCTGAAACGAGAACCGCATGCTGTCGACGACCGCCCCCGACCCGCTCTGGCAGTTGACGGCGGACTGCGCCGCTGACCCCCGCCCGGACCGGTTGGACCTGCTCGTCGGTGTCTACCGGGACGACTCGGGTGCCGCCCCGGTGCCGGCCGCGGTCCATGCCGCCGAACTGCGGCTGGCCGATCGTGCCCGGTCCAAGGAGTACGTGGGCCCGTCCGGCAACATTCGCTTCCGGCACGAGATGACCAGGCTGCTCCTGGCCGACCCGGCATTGGAGGCCCGGGCCGACGGTCTCCAGACGGTCGCCGGCACCGGCGCGTTGCGGCTGCTCGCCGAGCTGCTGGCGGCGACCGGCCCGGACCGCACGGTACTGCTGGGCACACCCGCCTACGTGAACCATCCGGCCATCCTGGCCGCCGCCCGCCTGCGCACCACGCGGTATCCGGTGACCGCCGACGGTGCCGCGATGCTGGCCGCGGTCGACGCCGCGCAGCCCGGTGACGTGCTGCTACTGCAGGGCTGCTGCCACAACCCGACCGGTCTGGGCATGTCGCTCGCGCTGTGGGACGAGCTGGCCGCGGCCCTGAGCCGACGCGGTGTGGTGCCCTTCATCGACCAGGCCTATTTCGGTCTCGGCGACGGCCTCGACGAGGACCTGGCCGGTATGCGGCGACTGCTGCGGGTCGTGCCGGAAGCGGTCGTCGCGGTGAGCGCGTCGAAGGCGTGGGGCCTGTACAGCGAACGCACCGGCTGCGCGCTCGTGCTGAGTGCCGACGCGGGGCGGCGACAGCGGGCGCGGACCATGCTGGAGACGATCGCCCGGATCTCCTATTCGCAGCCACCGGCGCACGGCGCGGCGATCGTCGAGGAGATCCTGACCGATCCGATCCTCTCTGTGAGCTGGCGCGACGAGCTCGAGGGCATGCGCCGTCGGCTCGGCCGCCTGCGTGACGGTCTGGCCACCGGCACCGGCTTCGCCGGGCTCGGAAATCAGCGCGGCATGTTCCTCACCCTCCCCCTGGACGCTGCGGCGATGCTTCGCCTACGGCAGATCCATGGGGTGTACGGGCTGCCGTCCGGCCGGATCAACCTGGCCGGCATCCCGTCCTCCCGAATCGAGGCGGTCGCCTCAGCCATCAGGTCGGTTGGCGTACGAAACCACGAAATGTCGGCCTAAGCGGGTTACCGTTCGCGTTATTCGGCGAAACGGGAAGGTGGTCATGCTTCCGAGAGTCAGCGCCCTGGCCGCCGCGACCGCGGCCGGAGCCGGGCTGCTCGGCTGGCTCACCGGCCGCTACCTGCGCGGACCCGCCGCCGGCTACACCCAGGAGCGGGAGATGCTGGCCGCCGTCGCCGACCAGTCCGCCGACGCGATCATCGCGTGCACCCTGGACGGCACGCTCACCGTGTGGAACAGCGGCGCCGAGGCCATGTACGGCTGGCTCGCCGAGGAGGTGTTGGGCACCCCGTTCCGCGGAATACTGCCACCCGGTGCCGGTCCCGCTCTCGACCAGGCGCTCGCCGTGCTGGCCGCGGGCGGGCACATCCACCTGGAGGAGAGTCGCCGGGTCCGGCGGGACGGCAGCACCCTGCTGGTGTCGGTGACCGTCTCGCCGATCCGCAACGAGCAGGGTGTCGTCGTCGCGGCGGCCGCCACCGAACGCGACATCACCGAGAAGCGCCGGTTCGAGGCCGAGGAGAGACAGGCCATGGAGCGGTCGGTACGGGCGGCCCGGCTGGAGAGCCTCGGGCAGCTCGCCGGCGGGGTCGCCCACGACTTCAACAACCTGCTCGCGATCATCCTGAACTACGCGGACTTCCTGGCCGACGAGGTCACCGGGGACGGTGCGGCCGACCTGTCCAGGATCCGCGACGCCGCCGACCGGGCCCGCTCCCTGACCGGGCAGTTGCTGCTCTTCGCGAAACGCGAACCCACCCAGGTCGAGGTGGTCGACCTCAACGAGGTGGTGACCGGCTCCGGGGAGTTGCCGGCCCGGACCATCGGCGCCGACATCCGGCTGGTGTGCAGGCCGTGCGGGGAGACGGTTCCGGTCCGGGCCAACCGGGGACGGCTCGATCAGATCCTGCTCAACCTGGTGATCAACGCCCGGGACGCGATGCCGGACGGCGGGGTCGTGGTGGTGGAGACCGACCTCGTCGAGCTTCGGGGCGGGTCGGGCGTACCGCTGCCGCAGGGTCGTTATGCCCGGCTGACGGTGAGTGACACCGGAACCGGGATGACCGCGGAGGTCCGTGATCGGCTCTTCGAGCCGTTCTTCACCACGAAACCCGCCGATCGCGGCACCGGACTGGGTCTGTCCACGGTCTACGGGATCGTCGGTGACGCCGGAGGGCACATCGGCGTCGACTCGACACCCGGGGTGGGCACCACGTTCCGGATTCTGCTGCCGCACGCCGCCGGGCGGGCGGACCGGGCCGACGGGCAGCCGCTGCGGGCCTGTCCGAGCGGCGACGGGCGACGGGTGCTGGTGATCGAGGACGAGGATTACGTCCGCGACCTGGTGGTCCGGATCCTCCAGGAGAACGGCTACCGCACCACGGCGATCAGCGAGGACGCCGTGGGCGCCGCCGATCTGACCGACGTCGCCCTGCTGATCACCGACGTGGTGCTGCCCGGCCGCTCCGGCCCGACCGTCGCCGCCCAGTTGCGAACCCGATGCCCCGCCCTACGGGTGCTGTTCATGTCCGGCTACAGCGACACCGAGCTGCGCCGCCGCTACGACATCCCACCCGCGACCCGCATAGTCCAGAAACCCTTCACCGCCGTAGAACTACTGGCCACCGTCGGCGAGGCGCTAGCCCCACACCTCGTCGGCGGTCTCGGCGATCAGTCTTAGCTTGGCGACCTGCTCGTCGTAGGTGAGGACGTTGCCCTCGACGGTGGAGGAGAAGCCGCACTGCGGGGACAGGCACAGTTGCTCCAGCGGCACGTAGCGGGCGGCCTCGTCGATGCGGCGTTTCAGGTCGTCCTTGGACTCCAGCGTGCCCCGTTTCGTGGTGACCAGGCCGAGCACCACCATCTTGCCGGGCGGCACGAAGCGCAGCGGGGCGAAACCTCCGGAGCGGTCGTCGTCGTACTCCAGGAAGAACCCGTCGACGGCCAGTTCGCTGAAGAGCGCCTCGGCCACGAAGTCGTAGCCGCCCTCGGCCGCCCACGACGACCGGAAGTTGCCGCGGCACATGTGGGTGGTGACGTTCAGCCCGGCCGGGCGGTCGGCGATCGCCGCGTTGATCTGCCTGATGTAGCGCAGGTGCTGGTGTTCGGCGTCGTCGCCGCGGTCGGTCAGCAGCCGCCGCTGGGCCGGGTCGTTGAGGTAGGCCAGGCTGGTGTCGTCGAGTTGCAGGTAGCGGCAGCCGAGGGCGGCGACCCGGCGGATCTGCTCGGCGTAGGCTTCGCTCAGGTCGGCCCAGAACTCCTCCTCGTCCGGGTAGACCGCCGGATCGATGGCGGCCCGACCGCCCCGGTAGTGGACCATGCTCGGTGACGGGATCGTAAGTTTCGCGGTCACCCCGTCGGCGGTCTCCGCGTTCAGGAAGGCGAAGTCGTCGCCGAAGATCGTCTCGGTGAGTTCGATCGGGGCGTCGACGGCCAGGGCGGCTGATTCGAAGTCGAGTTCGCCGGTCGCGTTGCGGAAGTGGACCTGGATCTTCTCGTCGGTCGGGCGGATCCCGCCCAGCCGGTAGATGAAGTCCATGTGCCAGGACGTTCTCCGGAACTCGCCGTCGGTGGCCGAACGCAGGCCGACGTCGCGCTGCATCCGGACCACCTCGCGGATCGCGTCGTCCTCGACGAAACGCAACTGCTCGGCGCTGATCTCACCGAGAGCGCGCTGCTCACGGGCCCGCAACAGCTGCGGTGGCCGGAGCAGGCTGCCCACGTGGTCGGCCCGGAACGGAGGTTTGTCACGGAGCGTCATCGGCTGGCCTCCTCAGTAAGGTTCCGATGTCAACCTACGCCGGAGGATGATCAATGACCATCGATGTCGCAACGTTCCGCGTGTCGATTCCCCGAGCCCCTCTCGACCAGGCGCGGCGACCGCGAGGCGGTGGTCGTCAGGCCGGGTGGGCGGGCAGTGGAGTGAGCCGGCCCGGGCTTGTCGTCCGGCGGTGGGCGGTGGCCAGCAGGTAGCCGACCGCTCCGGCGGCCAGCCAGGCCAGGGTGTGCGCGACTCCGGTGGGGCCGAGGCCGGCGTCGGCGGTGATCGCGCGGATCGCCAGCACCGGGCCGTGGCCGGGAAGCAGGCCGTCGAGGGCGGTCACCCACGGGGGCACGCTGGAGACCACGGCGGCGGCGAGGGTCAGCACCGGGACGATGATCGCCAGTAGGCGGCCGCCGCTGCTGAAGGCCACCGCGATCGCCTGGTTGATCAGCAGGAACGTGACGGCGACGAGGATGTCGACCAGCAGTAGGGCGAGCAGCTCGACCGGGCCGGGCGTGAGCAGCGCCCCGGCGACGGCGGTGACCAGGACGGCCTGGCCGGCGGCGAGCAGCAGGGGGCGGCGGGCGTTGCGGAGGGCGAGCCGTGCCGTGCTGCCGTGCCAGGCCAGCGGATCGTGGGCGGCGGCCGGGAGGAGCTGGAAGATCAGCATGGAGCCGATCCACAGTGCGATGGCGATGACCGCGCCGGCGATCAGGTCGCCGATCCCGGCGTCGTCGCCGGTGACCGCGGCGACCGGGGTGGCGGCGACGGTCTTGAGGTGGTCACGGTCGGCGTCGGTGTAGGTGGGGACCTGGTCACGCCCGTCGCCGAGCGCCCCGGCGAGGCTGCCCGCACCTTCGGCGAGCTTGCCCGATCCGTCGGAGATCTTCTGCCCGGCGGCGCCCGCCTCGTGGGCGCCGCCGGTGAGCCGTCCGGCCCCGGTGGCCGCCGAGGCGGTGCCGTCGGCGAGCTGCTGTGCCCCGGAGGCGGCGTCACCGGTGCCGGAGGCGAGCCGGCCCGCGCCTTGGGACAGCGTGTCCGCGCCGGTGGACAGTCGCCGGGCGCCGCGGTCCACGGAGGCGGCGCCGGTGGCGGCTCGGCGGGCGCCACGCTCCAGCGAGTCGGCGCCGGTCGCGGCCTGGCCGATGGCGGTGACCAGGCGTGGAGTCTGTCCAGCGAGGGTGGCGGTCCCGTCGGCCACCTTCTGCGACCCGTCGGCCAGGGCGGTGATGCCGTCGCGGACCTCGGTGACCTGACCCCGTACCCCCGCTTTGGCGTTTTCGGCGTCACCCGCCCGGGCGACGATCCGGTCGGCCAGGGCCCGCAGCCGGGTGCACAGGTCGGCGGGGGTCTCGCACTGCTCGGCGAGCTGCCGGATGCGGGCCGCCTCGGCGGTCAGGTCGGGTAGCGCGTCGATGCCGTCGACGGCCCGGTCGGCGAGCGGGACGACGGTGTCGGCGAGTCTCCGGTTGCCGTCGGCGACCTGCCGAGCCCCGTCGGCCAGCGCCCGGGTCTGTCCGGGCAGGGCGGCGGTGCTGTCGGCGAGGGTGCCGAGCCCGGTGGAGAGCTTTCCGGCGCCGGTGGCGAGCTGCTTGGTGCCGGTGGCGAGCGCGCCGGTGCCGCGGGCCAGTGCGGTGGCGCCGGAGTCCAGCTCGCGGGCGCCACCGGCGAGGTCACCGGCGCCGTCGTCGAGTTGTTCGAGCCCGTCGGCGAGTTCCCGGCTGCCCGCGTCGAGCCGTCCGAGCCCGGCCGCGAGTTCGTCGCTGCCGGTGGCGAGCCGGTTCAGGCCCACCACGAGGCGTTCGCTGCCGTCGGCGAGCCGGCCGGCGCCGTCGGAGAGGTCACCGGCACCGTCGGCGGCCCGGCCGAGCTGGTCGTGCATCCGATTGAAGCCGAGGTACACGTTGTCCAGATAGGTCTCGACGATGGTCCGGTTGAGGGTGGTGACGGCCGAGTCGGTGAGGGTGCGGGTGATGACCGGGTCGACGCCGGTGACGGTCCGGGAGGCGGTGACGTCGATGCGGGCCTGGGCGGCGGCGGAGGAGGGGCCGCCGGTGGAGACGGCCGCGGCGGAGAAGTTCGACGGGATGGTCACGGCGACGGCGTAGGCGCCGGTGCGCAGACCCTCGGCGGCGTCGTCGGCGTCGGTCAGCACCCACGTGTAGTCGTCGCCGGTGTGGTTGACGAGGCGTCCGGCGAGCTCCCGGCCGAGCGGCACGGTCTGCCCGTCGCGCTGCACCGGTTCGTCGTCGTTGACCACGGCCGCGGTGACCGTGCCGAGCCGGTCCGCGGGGCCCTCGAAGGCGCCGATCAGAGCACCGGCGATGACCACCGGCGCGAGGAGGATGCCGATACGGCGGAGGCGGGTCATGCGTACACCTCGGAGGGGTCGAGATCGATCGTGCGGGTCGCGTCGAGACGCGGATCGTGGTCGCGGGCGGTGACGATCACGGTGGTTCCGGTGCGGGCGGCGGCCCGCAGGGCCCGCTGCGCGTCGTCCCGGTCGGCGCGCCCGGAAATCCGGTCAAGGCCTTCGACCAGCAACAACGGCGGCGCCAGGCAGGCGGCGGTCACCGTTTCCCGGCCGGGTTCGGCGAGCGCGGGACACCTGATCAGGACCGCCCGTCGTCGTACGGCCGAAGCGCGCTGTGGCAACACGAACCCGAGCGTCTTCGCGGCCCCGGGAAGGTCGGTGACCCGCCCGCCGATCGCGTAGAGCAGGTCCCGGGTGACGGCGGGCTCCCCCACGATCTCGACGATCTCGCCCGCACCGATCCGCAACACGTCGGGTGTGAACCCGGCGACGGCGACGATGTCGTCGGCATCGGGTGCGGGCCAGTCGGCGAGGGCGAGTTCCCGGGTGAGCCCCTCCCCTTCGACGTCGAGGGAGGGCAGCGCCCGGTCGAGTCGCGACGGCAGCCACCAGGCCCGGTCGCCGAGGAGCCGCAGCACCGCCGGGACCAGGGTCATCCGGACGATGAACGCGTCCACGAACACCCCGACGGCCAGGGCGAACGCGATGGGTTTGATGGTGGCGCTGCCGTCCGGCACGAACGCGGCGAAGACCGCGAACATGATCAGCGCGGCGGCGACCACGACCGGGGCGGACGCCTTGAATCCGGCGTCGATCGCGTGGTCGGCGTCCCCGGTGTGCACGTATTCCTCACGGATCCGGGAGACGAGGAACAGTTCGTAGTCCATGGCCAGGCCGAACAGGACGCCCATCAGGATGATCGGCAGGAAGCTGATCACGCTGCCGGTGTGTGACACGTGCAGCACGTCGGTGAGCCGGCCGTGCTGGAAGACGAGCGCGGTGGCCCCGAACGCGGCGCCCACCGACAGCAGATATCCGGCGGTCGCCTTGATCGGTACCGCGATCGACCGGAACACCATGGTCAGCAGCACCAGGGACAGCCCGACCACGAGCAGCCCGAACGGGACGAGTGCGCCACCGAGCCGGGCCGACACGTCGATGCCGACGGCGGTGATCCCGGTGACCGCGATGTCCGAGCCGGCGAAGTGGTCGCGCAACCGGAGTACGAGGTCGGTGGTGGCCGCCGAGTCGGGGGCGCTGTCCGGGATCACCTGGACGATGCCGACCTGGCCCTTCGGGTCCGGGGTGGCGAGGGCGACCAGGGCGACGCCGGGTAGTCCGGCGATCTCGGTGCCGAGCCGGTTCATGTCACCGACCGGGTCACGGCTGGAGATGATGTTCGCGGTGACGAGTAGCGGGCCGTTGTAGCCGGGTCCGAAGTGTTCGGTGATGGTGTCGTAGGTGACCCGGGCCGGGCTGCCGTGGGCTTCGCTGCCGTTGTCGGGCAGGGCGAGGCGCAGGTCGGCGGCGGGCAGGGTCGCTGCGCCCAGTCCGAGAACGATCACGAGGATCGTGATGATGGGCCGGCGGGTCGACAGCCGTACCCAATGATCGAAGATGTTGATCTTCCGAAGTCGGCTCTTGACAGGGCTGCGGGGACGGAGCCGCTCGCCCGCGACGGACAGTAACGCCGGGATGAAGGTGACCGCGATCAGCACGGCGACCACCACCGCGAGGGCGGCGGTCAGCCCCATCGTGGTGAGGAACGGAATGCCGGCGACCATCAGCCCGACCAGGGCGATGATGACGGTGAGCCCGGCGAAGACGACCGCCGAGCCGGCCGTGGCGGTGGCCCGGGCGATCGACTCGTCCACGTCGAGGCCGTCGCGGAGCTGGTCCCGGTGCCGGGAGAGGATGAACAGCGCGTAGTCGATGCCGACGGCGAGGCCGAGCATCACGGCGAGCATGATCGCCGTCGACGGCACCCCGGTGAACGCGGTGACGCCGTAGAGCAGCGACACGGACAGCCCGACGCCGAGGACGGCGGTGAGCAGCGGGATCCCGGCGGCGAGCATCGAGCCGAAAGTGATCAGCAGAACCATGAGCGCGACGAGCAGACCGAGCCCTTCGGTGGGGCTGAGTCTCGGCACCCGGTCGGCGAAGGCGTCGCCGCCCGCGAGCACCTGGGCGCCCGGTCCGGCGTCCCGCCGGAGTTCGTCGGCGACCGCGGCGAGGCGCTCGCGGGTGACCGGCTGCACCTCGGTGACCGAGACGTCGAGCTGGACGGTGATGATCGCGGCGGTCCCGTCGGCGGAGACCGCGCCCTTGATCCGTTCGTCGTAGGGCGAGACGACGGCGACGACGTGCTCGACACCCTTCGCCCGGTCGGCGGTGTGCTCGACGGCCTCGCGGATCTGCTGGTCGCGGACGTCGCGGCCGTCCGGCAGGGTCAGGACGATCTTCGCCGACGCGCCGCTGACCTGCGGGAATACCCGGGAGAGGGTGTCGAGGGCGGCCTGTGACGACGAACCGGGGATGGTGAACTCGTCGTCGGCGCCGGCCGAGATCAGGTTGCCGGCGCCGGCCAGGGCGAGGATCACGAGGAGCCAGATGCCGATGGTCCGGGCGCGGCGCCGGATCACGGCTGCGGCGACGCGGTACAGGGTCGTAGACAGGGCCGACCTCCGGTGAGCAAAAACTGCACAGTCAAGTGCAGGTTACTTACTTGCTCACCGGTGTGCAATTACGGGTTACTCGCCGGCCTCCCGCCGACGCAGGTCCTCCTCACGTTTCCGCAGGTCGGCCTCCCATTTCTTCATCATGTCCTCGTCCTCCTTCCGGCTGCGCTCGGCGACCCGCTTGAGGAACTCGGGATCGTCGTCGGGCGCCATGGGGCGGGGCCGCTCGTTCTCCGGGAAGCCACTGCCGGGCTTCCAGACGGTGCCGTTGCTGAGCTTGATCGGACGAGCCGGACGCCCGGCGACGAACCAGGCGATCGGGCCGATCGGGGAGAAGAGCAGGATGAGGATCACCCAGACGATCCGCGGCAGGGCCCGGATCTCATACTCCTCGGCGGACAGGCAAGAGATCAACGCGCAGATGATCAACACGAGGTCGATCAGCGCGAGCAGTGAGTAGAGGCGAATCACGCCGGAGATGATGACAGAGCATCACCCCCGGCGTGACCCCATTGCGCAGGTGCTAACTCCGGTCGTGACGCAGCGACGTCCGGGCGGTCTCCTTCGCGGCGAGCACCGCGACCACGGTCAGCACCGACGCGACGGTCATGTAGATCGCCACCGCGGTCGGGTTCGGGTCGGTGACGTCGCCCAGCAGCTTCAGCGCGATGATCGGCGCCAGCGCCCCGGCCAGGATCGACGCCAGCTGGTAGCCGACCGACGCGCCGGTGTAGCGCACCGAGGTACCGAACAGCTCGG of the Actinoplanes sichuanensis genome contains:
- a CDS encoding PLD nuclease N-terminal domain-containing protein — translated: MIRLYSLLALIDLVLIICALISCLSAEEYEIRALPRIVWVILILLFSPIGPIAWFVAGRPARPIKLSNGTVWKPGSGFPENERPRPMAPDDDPEFLKRVAERSRKEDEDMMKKWEADLRKREEDLRRREAGE